The following coding sequences lie in one Sedimentibacter sp. MB35-C1 genomic window:
- the rpmG gene encoding 50S ribosomal protein L33, whose product MRVAVKLACTECKQRNYDTEKNKRENPERIELNKYCKFCKKHTLHKETK is encoded by the coding sequence ATGAGAGTAGCAGTTAAACTGGCCTGCACAGAGTGCAAACAAAGAAATTATGATACAGAAAAAAACAAAAGAGAAAACCCTGAAAGAATAGAGTTGAACAAATATTGTAAATTCTGTAAAAAACATACTCTTCACAAGGAAACAAAATAA
- the nusG gene encoding transcription termination/antitermination protein NusG, whose amino-acid sequence MKQESQGPRWYVVHTYSGHENKVKANIEKLVENREMQDTIFEVRVPVEEVAEVKNGKKKMKERKMFPSYVIIKMIMTDESWYLVRNTRGVTGFVGPGSKPVPLTDEEVKALGVVDRLPAIELVPGDTIKVKEGPFEDFIGAVESISQEKRKIKAFVSMFGRETLIELDYEQIERV is encoded by the coding sequence ATGAAGCAAGAATCACAAGGACCAAGATGGTATGTTGTTCATACATATTCGGGACATGAGAACAAAGTAAAAGCAAATATCGAAAAATTAGTGGAAAACAGAGAAATGCAGGATACTATTTTCGAAGTCAGAGTGCCGGTTGAAGAAGTTGCAGAAGTTAAAAACGGCAAGAAGAAAATGAAAGAAAGAAAAATGTTCCCGAGTTATGTTATAATTAAAATGATAATGACTGATGAATCTTGGTATCTTGTAAGAAATACAAGAGGTGTGACTGGCTTTGTTGGTCCTGGATCCAAACCCGTTCCATTGACAGATGAAGAAGTAAAAGCACTTGGTGTTGTTGATAGGCTTCCTGCAATTGAACTTGTACCTGGAGATACCATCAAGGTAAAAGAAGGACCTTTTGAGGACTTTATCGGTGCTGTAGAAAGCATCAGTCAGGAAAAAAGAAAAATTAAAGCTTTTGTATCAATGTTCGGAAGAGAAACTCTTATTGAACTTGATTATGAACAGATTGAAAGAGTGTAA
- the rplL gene encoding 50S ribosomal protein L7/L12, translated as MASEKITNFVEEIKKLSVLELNELVKTIEEEFGVSAAAPVAVAGAAAGGAAAAAEEKTEFDVVLTAAGGGKIKVIKVVRELTGLGLKEAKDAVDKAPTTLKSAVSKEDAEKMKEALEAEGASVEIK; from the coding sequence ATGGCAAGTGAAAAAATAACAAACTTTGTTGAAGAAATAAAGAAGTTATCAGTATTAGAATTAAATGAATTAGTAAAAACAATAGAAGAGGAATTTGGTGTATCAGCAGCAGCTCCTGTAGCGGTAGCTGGTGCAGCAGCAGGCGGAGCAGCAGCTGCAGCAGAAGAAAAAACTGAATTTGATGTAGTGTTGACAGCAGCAGGCGGCGGAAAAATTAAAGTAATAAAAGTAGTAAGAGAGTTAACAGGGCTTGGTTTGAAAGAAGCAAAGGATGCTGTTGACAAAGCACCTACAACATTAAAGTCAGCTGTTTCTAAGGAAGATGCTGAAAAAATGAAAGAAGCTTTAGAAGCTGAAGGCGCATCTGTAGAAATCAAATAA
- the rpoC gene encoding DNA-directed RNA polymerase subunit beta' codes for MIDYNNFESIRIGLASPDKIRQWSRGEVKKPETINYRTLKPEKDGLFCEKIFGPTKDWECHCGKYKRVRYKGVVCDRCGVEVTKAKVRRERMGHIELAAPVSHIWYFKGIPSRMGLILDMSPRALEKVLYFAQYVVTEAGDTSLSEKQLLTEMEYREYKDHYKNAFKAEMGAEAIKKLLEKIDLENEAAELKSQLKDSKGQKKIRITRRLEVIEAFRISGNRPEWMILDAVPVIPPELRPMVQLDGGRFATSDLNDLYRRVINRNNRLKRLLDLGAPDIIVRNEKRMLQEAVDALIDNGRRGRPVTGPGNRPLKSLSDMLKGKQGRFRQNLLGKRVDYSGRSVIVVGPELKFNQCGLPKKMALELFKPFVMKKLVENGTAHNIKSAKKKVEKVDTAVWDVLDEIIKDHTVMLNRAPTLHRLGIQSFEPVLVEGKAIKLHPLVCTAYNADFDGDQMAVHVPLSVEAQAESRFLMMSTNNILAPKDGRPITTPTQDMVLGSYYMTLEIENSKGHGMVFKDYDEMMLAYFNQNIDLHARIKLRKTIDGETRFVESTAGRFIFNENIPQNLGFVDREKDKFSLEIDKTVTKKHLEEIIYRCFRKYGNSKTADVLDGIKSKGYKYSTKGAITISVSDITVPEKKKELIEKAEKQVIEYEKKYRRGLMTDEERYENVIKIWNQTTEDVTEALMSNLDPLNSIYIMSVSGARGGRNQIKQLAGMRGLMASATGKTVEVPVKSNFREGLTVLEFFLSATGARKGLTDTALRTADSGYLTRRLVDVSQDVIVREVDCGTTDGIEVEAFVDGKEVIEELSERCADRYASDDIINPETGEIMVKSGGFISEETAHKIQDSGIKKVKVRSVLTCKTPHGVCAKCYGTNLATGKLVNVGGAVGIIAAQSIGEPGTQLTMRTFHTGGIAAASDITQGLPRIEELFEARKPKGQAIISEIPGRVTLTEKIHKREVTITNNESMESKTYLIPYGSKVLVSEGDHLEAGDKITEGSVNPHDIMNIKGMKALESYILMEVQRVYRMQGVDISDKHVEVIVRQMVNKVRIEDSGDTSLLPGSLVSSFEFKEQNDKAIEEGKEPAVGEVALLGITKSSLATDSFLASASFQETTRVLTDAATKGKVDSLIGLKENVIIGKLIPAGTGMKKYRNIGVTTKDVEIEEKEEPVNE; via the coding sequence TTGATAGATTACAATAATTTCGAATCAATAAGAATTGGCTTGGCATCTCCGGATAAAATCAGACAATGGTCTAGAGGAGAAGTTAAAAAACCAGAAACAATAAATTATCGTACATTAAAGCCAGAGAAAGACGGTCTTTTCTGTGAAAAAATATTTGGACCTACTAAAGACTGGGAATGTCATTGCGGAAAGTATAAAAGAGTAAGATATAAAGGTGTTGTTTGTGACCGATGCGGAGTTGAGGTTACAAAAGCAAAGGTAAGAAGAGAAAGAATGGGGCACATTGAGCTTGCTGCCCCGGTATCTCACATATGGTATTTTAAAGGTATACCATCTAGAATGGGATTAATTCTAGATATGTCTCCAAGAGCGTTGGAAAAAGTTTTGTATTTTGCACAATATGTTGTTACTGAAGCAGGTGACACTTCTTTGTCTGAAAAACAGCTTTTGACAGAAATGGAGTACAGAGAATATAAAGACCATTATAAAAATGCTTTTAAGGCAGAGATGGGTGCGGAAGCAATAAAAAAACTTCTTGAAAAAATAGACCTTGAAAATGAAGCTGCCGAGCTTAAAAGTCAGCTGAAGGATAGCAAAGGACAGAAAAAAATAAGAATAACAAGAAGATTGGAAGTCATTGAAGCTTTTAGAATTTCAGGCAACAGACCGGAATGGATGATTTTAGATGCTGTACCTGTTATTCCTCCGGAATTAAGACCGATGGTTCAACTTGACGGTGGGCGTTTTGCTACATCAGACTTAAACGATCTTTACAGAAGAGTTATAAACAGAAACAACAGATTGAAGAGGCTTCTTGATTTAGGAGCACCTGACATAATAGTAAGAAATGAAAAAAGGATGTTACAGGAAGCTGTTGACGCATTAATAGATAATGGAAGAAGAGGAAGACCTGTAACAGGCCCAGGAAACAGACCATTAAAATCTCTGTCAGATATGCTTAAAGGAAAGCAAGGGCGTTTTAGACAAAACCTACTGGGAAAGAGAGTTGACTATTCAGGCCGTTCGGTTATAGTTGTCGGTCCTGAGCTTAAATTTAACCAGTGCGGCCTTCCGAAAAAGATGGCTCTTGAGCTTTTCAAGCCGTTTGTTATGAAGAAACTTGTTGAGAATGGAACGGCACACAATATTAAAAGCGCAAAGAAAAAAGTTGAAAAGGTGGATACTGCAGTATGGGACGTATTAGATGAAATAATCAAAGACCATACGGTAATGCTTAACCGTGCACCTACGCTTCACAGACTTGGAATTCAGTCATTTGAGCCTGTGCTTGTTGAAGGAAAAGCTATCAAGCTGCACCCTTTGGTATGTACGGCATACAATGCCGACTTTGACGGAGACCAGATGGCGGTACACGTTCCTTTATCGGTAGAAGCGCAGGCAGAATCAAGATTTTTGATGATGTCAACAAACAATATTTTGGCTCCAAAAGACGGAAGACCTATTACCACACCTACACAGGATATGGTTCTTGGAAGCTACTACATGACCTTGGAAATAGAAAACTCAAAGGGACATGGAATGGTTTTTAAAGACTATGATGAAATGATGTTGGCATATTTCAATCAAAACATTGATTTGCATGCCAGAATAAAGCTGAGAAAGACAATAGACGGAGAAACCAGGTTTGTTGAAAGTACTGCAGGAAGGTTTATATTTAACGAAAATATTCCTCAGAATCTAGGCTTTGTTGACAGAGAAAAAGACAAATTCTCACTTGAAATTGATAAAACAGTTACGAAAAAACATCTTGAGGAAATAATATACAGATGTTTTAGAAAATACGGCAACTCAAAAACAGCTGACGTATTGGATGGAATAAAGTCAAAAGGCTATAAATATTCCACAAAGGGAGCAATAACAATAAGTGTCAGCGACATAACTGTTCCTGAAAAAAAGAAAGAACTTATTGAAAAAGCTGAAAAACAGGTTATCGAATATGAAAAGAAGTACAGAAGAGGTTTGATGACCGATGAAGAAAGATACGAAAATGTAATTAAGATTTGGAATCAGACAACTGAAGATGTTACAGAGGCGTTGATGAGTAACTTGGACCCTCTAAATTCTATTTATATCATGTCAGTATCCGGAGCCCGTGGAGGCCGTAACCAGATAAAACAGCTGGCAGGTATGCGTGGACTTATGGCGAGTGCCACAGGTAAGACAGTTGAGGTTCCGGTTAAGTCAAACTTCCGAGAAGGACTTACAGTTCTTGAATTCTTCCTTTCAGCTACAGGAGCTCGAAAAGGATTAACAGATACGGCTCTTAGAACAGCAGACTCAGGTTATTTAACAAGAAGGCTTGTAGATGTAAGCCAGGATGTTATTGTAAGAGAAGTTGATTGTGGTACAACAGACGGAATTGAAGTTGAAGCTTTTGTTGACGGTAAAGAAGTGATAGAAGAATTAAGTGAAAGATGTGCAGACAGATATGCTTCTGACGATATTATAAACCCTGAAACAGGTGAAATAATGGTGAAATCCGGAGGATTTATTTCCGAAGAAACTGCACATAAAATTCAGGATTCAGGTATAAAAAAGGTTAAAGTAAGATCCGTTTTGACGTGCAAGACTCCTCATGGGGTGTGTGCAAAATGCTATGGTACCAACCTTGCTACAGGAAAGCTTGTTAATGTTGGAGGAGCAGTTGGAATCATTGCTGCTCAGTCAATTGGCGAGCCTGGTACACAGCTTACAATGCGTACGTTCCATACCGGCGGTATTGCTGCGGCAAGTGATATAACTCAAGGTTTGCCTCGTATAGAGGAGCTTTTTGAAGCAAGAAAGCCGAAAGGCCAGGCAATAATTTCAGAAATTCCTGGTAGAGTTACATTAACGGAAAAAATTCATAAAAGAGAAGTTACAATTACAAACAACGAATCTATGGAAAGCAAGACATATTTGATACCTTATGGGTCAAAGGTACTTGTTTCCGAGGGGGATCACCTAGAAGCCGGAGATAAGATTACGGAAGGTTCAGTTAATCCTCATGATATTATGAACATAAAAGGAATGAAAGCCCTTGAATCGTATATTCTTATGGAGGTTCAAAGGGTTTACAGAATGCAGGGTGTTGACATAAGCGATAAGCATGTTGAAGTAATAGTAAGACAGATGGTAAATAAAGTTCGAATTGAGGATTCGGGCGATACTAGTCTTCTTCCTGGCAGTCTGGTGTCATCATTTGAGTTTAAAGAACAGAATGATAAAGCCATTGAAGAAGGAAAAGAGCCTGCTGTTGGTGAGGTTGCATTGCTTGGTATTACAAAGTCATCACTTGCCACGGATTCATTCCTTGCATCTGCATCATTCCAGGAGACAACAAGAGTATTAACAGATGCCGCTACAAAGGGAAAAGTTGATAGTTTGATTGGACTTAAAGAAAATGTCATTATAGGTAAACTTATACCGGCGGGAACAGGAATGAAGAAATACAGAAATATTGGAGTAACCACTAAAGATGTTGAAATAGAAGAAAAAGAAGAACCTGTTAATGAGTAA
- the rpoB gene encoding DNA-directed RNA polymerase subunit beta encodes MPHPVKIGNRVRMTYSKIDEVLDLPDLIEVQKRSYEWFLSEGLKEVFDDISPIEDYTGNLILEFVDHSLYGEPKFSEVECKERDATYSVPLKLKVRLINKETGEIKEQETFMGDFPLMTDRGTFIINGAERVIVSQLVRSPGVYYNMTRDKVGKELYEATLIPNRGAWLEYETDSNDIIYVRVDRTRKLPATVLVRAMGLSSNSQIIETLGETEQLLKTLEKDNTANSDEALIEIYKRLRPGEPPTLDSASSLINSLFFDPKRYDLAKVGRYKFNKKLSFENRIMGRRSAEDVVDKETGEILVHKDYQFNSETIQKLEAAGIFEVAVFNADEKVTKVLSNKFVDPEVFGLDIDFEKIGLKERVFYPVMKKILEENSSVEDIEKAIIDNIKLLSPRHIIVEDMMASANYQLGLFKGVGDTDDIDHLGNRRLRSVGELLQNQVRVGLSRMERVVRERMTIQDVDVVTPQVLINIRPVSAAIKEFFGSSQLSQFMDQTNPLAELTHKRRMSALGPGGLSRDRASFEVRDVHHSHYGRMCPIETPEGPNIGLITSLATYARINDYGFLEAPYRKVDKETGRVTDTIDYITADIEDTKIIAQSNEPLNEDGTFAHTRVVVRGIDGVNEIVSRDKVDYMEVSPKQVISIGTGMIPFLENDDANRALMGANMQRQAVPLLVTEAPVIGTGLEYKAAKDSGAVIVADNDGVAISVNSSEILIKRSDNGMIEKYPLLKFKRSNSGTCINQRPIINKGEEIKRGQIIADGPSTDNGDMAIGKNLMIGFMTWEGYNYEDAMLLNEKLVMDDVLTSLHIEEYESEARDTKLGPEEITRDIPNVGDDSLKDLDERGIIRIGAEVKSGDILVGKVTPKGETELTAEERLLRAIFGEKAREVRDTSLKVPHGETGIIVDVKVFTRENGDELSPGVSKMVRVYIATKRKINVGDKMCGRHGNKGVISRIMPEEDMPFLPDGTPLQVVLNPLGVPSRMNIGQVLEVHLGLAAKKLGWNVATPVFDGAIEDDIWDALEMAGYPRSGKIELRDGRSGEYFDGPVTVGYMYMLKLHHLVDDKIHARSTGPYSLVTQQPLGGKAQFGGQRFGEMEVWALEAYGAAHTLQEILTVKSDDVNGRVKTYEAIVKGENIPEPGIPESFKVLVKELQSLSLDIKIITSEKDEVEIVDTMDTDDDTHIDGENLGDMTYVEEEGMNEVDIQSNSEEVGETDDVDVEDIDDVDVYEEDIDVEDDYDSEDDF; translated from the coding sequence ATGCCGCATCCTGTGAAAATAGGTAATAGAGTGAGAATGACTTACTCTAAAATTGATGAAGTTTTAGATTTGCCGGATTTGATTGAGGTTCAGAAAAGATCGTACGAATGGTTTTTAAGTGAAGGACTTAAAGAGGTATTTGACGATATTTCTCCCATCGAGGATTATACCGGCAATTTAATTCTGGAGTTTGTGGATCATTCTTTATATGGAGAACCTAAATTCAGCGAAGTAGAATGTAAAGAAAGAGATGCAACGTATTCAGTTCCTTTAAAGCTAAAAGTAAGACTTATTAATAAAGAAACTGGAGAGATTAAGGAGCAAGAAACATTTATGGGTGATTTTCCTCTAATGACTGACAGAGGAACATTCATTATTAACGGAGCAGAGCGTGTTATTGTCAGCCAGCTAGTCAGATCGCCCGGAGTTTATTACAATATGACTAGGGATAAGGTAGGTAAGGAACTTTATGAGGCTACACTTATTCCAAACAGAGGGGCATGGCTTGAGTATGAAACGGACTCAAACGATATTATATATGTAAGAGTAGACCGTACAAGAAAACTTCCGGCCACAGTGCTTGTTAGAGCCATGGGGCTTTCTTCAAATTCTCAGATTATCGAAACGTTGGGAGAAACGGAGCAGCTTTTGAAAACGCTGGAAAAGGACAACACTGCAAATTCAGACGAAGCACTAATAGAAATATATAAAAGATTAAGACCGGGAGAACCACCGACACTTGATAGCGCTTCTTCTTTAATAAATTCCCTTTTCTTTGACCCAAAAAGATATGATCTTGCAAAAGTCGGAAGATATAAGTTTAACAAAAAGTTAAGTTTTGAAAATAGAATTATGGGAAGACGTTCCGCTGAAGACGTAGTAGACAAAGAAACCGGAGAAATCTTAGTACATAAAGATTATCAATTCAACAGCGAAACGATACAAAAATTAGAAGCAGCGGGTATATTTGAAGTAGCTGTTTTTAATGCTGACGAAAAGGTAACCAAAGTATTATCGAATAAGTTTGTAGATCCGGAAGTATTTGGCTTAGATATAGATTTTGAGAAAATTGGTTTAAAAGAACGTGTTTTCTATCCCGTTATGAAAAAAATACTTGAAGAAAACAGTTCTGTTGAAGATATTGAAAAGGCCATAATTGATAATATAAAGCTGCTTTCTCCTAGACATATTATTGTTGAGGACATGATGGCTTCTGCAAATTACCAATTGGGCTTGTTTAAAGGTGTCGGTGATACCGATGACATAGATCATTTAGGCAACAGAAGGCTTAGATCTGTAGGCGAGTTACTTCAAAATCAGGTAAGAGTAGGCCTTTCCAGAATGGAAAGGGTAGTCAGAGAAAGAATGACTATTCAAGATGTTGATGTTGTGACACCACAAGTCTTGATTAATATTAGGCCTGTTTCCGCTGCGATTAAAGAATTTTTTGGTTCCAGTCAGCTTTCTCAGTTTATGGACCAGACAAATCCTTTAGCTGAGCTTACGCATAAAAGAAGAATGTCTGCATTGGGACCTGGAGGATTGTCAAGGGACAGAGCAAGCTTTGAAGTAAGAGACGTTCACCATTCACATTACGGAAGAATGTGCCCTATTGAAACTCCAGAAGGCCCTAACATCGGACTTATTACATCTCTTGCAACTTATGCAAGAATAAATGACTATGGATTTCTTGAGGCTCCATACAGAAAAGTAGATAAAGAAACAGGCCGTGTAACAGATACAATTGATTATATTACGGCTGATATAGAAGATACAAAGATAATTGCTCAGTCTAATGAACCATTGAATGAAGATGGTACATTTGCTCATACGCGTGTTGTTGTAAGAGGTATAGACGGTGTCAATGAAATTGTTTCAAGAGATAAGGTTGATTATATGGAGGTTTCTCCTAAGCAGGTAATATCAATTGGTACTGGTATGATTCCGTTCCTTGAAAATGATGACGCTAACCGTGCTCTTATGGGTGCTAACATGCAGCGACAGGCTGTTCCTCTGCTTGTAACAGAGGCTCCTGTTATAGGAACGGGTCTTGAGTATAAAGCGGCAAAGGATTCAGGTGCTGTTATTGTAGCGGATAACGATGGAGTTGCTATTTCTGTAAATTCATCGGAAATTTTAATCAAAAGAAGCGATAACGGAATGATTGAAAAGTATCCTTTGCTGAAGTTTAAGCGTTCTAACAGCGGTACATGCATCAATCAAAGACCGATAATCAACAAGGGTGAAGAAATAAAAAGAGGTCAGATCATTGCGGATGGCCCTTCTACGGATAACGGAGACATGGCCATAGGAAAGAATCTTATGATAGGCTTTATGACTTGGGAAGGTTACAACTACGAGGATGCCATGCTGCTCAATGAAAAGCTTGTTATGGATGATGTGCTTACATCTCTCCATATTGAAGAATATGAATCTGAAGCGAGAGATACAAAATTAGGACCGGAAGAAATAACAAGAGACATTCCGAATGTTGGAGACGATTCACTTAAGGATCTTGATGAAAGAGGTATAATCAGAATCGGAGCAGAAGTAAAATCCGGAGATATACTTGTAGGAAAGGTTACTCCTAAAGGTGAAACAGAATTAACAGCTGAAGAAAGACTGTTGAGGGCAATTTTCGGCGAAAAAGCTAGAGAAGTAAGAGACACTTCATTGAAGGTTCCTCACGGTGAAACGGGTATAATTGTTGACGTTAAAGTATTTACAAGAGAAAACGGTGATGAATTAAGTCCCGGAGTAAGCAAAATGGTAAGAGTTTATATTGCAACAAAACGTAAAATAAATGTAGGTGACAAAATGTGTGGTCGCCACGGTAACAAAGGTGTTATATCGAGAATTATGCCTGAGGAGGATATGCCGTTCCTGCCTGACGGAACTCCGTTGCAAGTAGTGTTAAATCCTTTGGGCGTGCCTTCGCGTATGAACATAGGCCAGGTTTTGGAAGTCCACCTTGGACTCGCTGCTAAAAAGCTTGGATGGAATGTGGCTACACCTGTTTTTGACGGAGCGATAGAAGATGATATATGGGATGCCCTTGAAATGGCTGGATATCCTAGAAGCGGTAAAATTGAACTGAGAGACGGACGTTCCGGCGAATATTTTGATGGACCTGTAACTGTCGGCTACATGTATATGCTTAAACTCCATCACTTGGTTGATGATAAAATACATGCTCGTTCAACAGGACCTTATTCATTGGTAACTCAGCAGCCTCTTGGAGGTAAAGCTCAGTTCGGAGGACAAAGGTTCGGAGAAATGGAAGTTTGGGCTCTGGAAGCATATGGCGCGGCTCATACATTACAGGAAATACTTACGGTTAAATCTGATGATGTTAATGGTAGGGTTAAAACATACGAAGCCATCGTTAAGGGCGAAAATATTCCTGAACCTGGAATTCCTGAATCATTTAAGGTACTTGTAAAAGAATTGCAGAGTTTATCGCTGGATATTAAAATTATTACCAGCGAAAAAGATGAAGTTGAAATAGTTGACACGATGGATACTGATGATGATACCCATATTGACGGAGAGAACCTCGGAGATATGACTTATGTTGAAGAAGAAGGAATGAACGAGGTCGATATTCAAAGCAACTCTGAAGAAGTTGGGGAAACTGATGATGTTGATGTTGAAGATATTGACGATGTTGATGTCTATGAAGAGGATATTGATGTAGAAGATGACTATGACAGTGAAGATGATTTTTAA
- the rplA gene encoding 50S ribosomal protein L1: MPRRGKKYQDSIKSIDKLKLYDLEDAVEVMLATAKANFDETIELHVKLGVDSRHADQQVRGAIVLPHGTGKTVRVLVFAKGDKAKEATDAGADFVGEAELADKIQKENWFDFDVVIATPDMMGVVGRLGRVLGPKGLMPNPKSGTVTFDVAKAIQEIKAGKVEYRLDKTNIIHVPVGKKSFGSEKLVDNIRTMVQAIAKAKPAAAKGKYMKSCVVASTMGPGLKVNTSKVSE; this comes from the coding sequence ATGCCAAGAAGAGGAAAAAAATATCAAGACAGTATAAAATCAATTGATAAATTGAAATTATATGATTTAGAAGATGCTGTGGAAGTGATGCTTGCAACAGCAAAAGCTAATTTTGACGAAACAATAGAATTGCACGTTAAATTAGGTGTAGATTCAAGACATGCAGACCAACAAGTAAGAGGAGCTATAGTTCTTCCGCATGGAACTGGAAAGACAGTTCGTGTATTGGTATTTGCTAAGGGCGACAAGGCTAAAGAAGCTACTGACGCCGGAGCAGATTTCGTAGGAGAAGCTGAGTTAGCTGATAAAATTCAAAAAGAAAACTGGTTTGATTTTGACGTTGTTATAGCAACTCCTGATATGATGGGTGTTGTAGGTAGACTTGGTAGAGTGTTAGGTCCAAAAGGATTAATGCCGAACCCAAAATCAGGAACAGTTACATTTGATGTAGCAAAAGCTATTCAGGAGATTAAAGCAGGTAAGGTTGAATACAGACTTGACAAAACAAATATTATTCACGTTCCTGTAGGTAAAAAATCTTTTGGTTCAGAAAAATTGGTTGACAATATTAGAACAATGGTTCAGGCGATTGCTAAAGCTAAGCCGGCTGCAGCTAAAGGTAAATATATGAAAAGCTGCGTTGTTGCTAGCACAATGGGACCGGGACTAAAAGTTAATACGTCAAAAGTATCTGAATAG
- the secE gene encoding preprotein translocase subunit SecE has protein sequence MSNRENEKPKFTARVSNYFKGVKAELKKVNWPTKKELTNYTVVVLATTFTMTLVIWGLDLIFQNLVALIV, from the coding sequence ATGTCAAATAGAGAAAATGAAAAACCAAAATTTACAGCTCGTGTAAGTAATTATTTTAAAGGCGTAAAAGCAGAATTAAAAAAAGTTAATTGGCCTACTAAAAAGGAATTAACAAATTATACCGTTGTAGTGCTGGCTACTACTTTTACTATGACACTTGTAATTTGGGGACTAGATCTCATATTCCAAAATTTGGTTGCGTTGATTGTATAA
- the rplJ gene encoding 50S ribosomal protein L10 — protein MNQTALEQKKQVVSDITEKFRSAKSIVLVEYNGLTVEKATELRNKCREVGVDYKVYKNTLMRFAFEELGYKDMTSNLEGPNAVAISFDDEVSAAKVTNDFAKTSNDTLVIKAGISEGKVMNADEVKALASVPSREVLLAQLAGVLQGNIRNLAYLLDQVAKKDEEVA, from the coding sequence GTGAATCAAACAGCTTTAGAACAGAAAAAACAGGTAGTGAGTGATATAACAGAGAAGTTTAGAAGTGCTAAATCGATTGTGTTGGTTGAATATAACGGCCTGACAGTTGAAAAAGCTACTGAATTAAGAAATAAGTGCAGAGAAGTAGGCGTTGATTACAAAGTGTATAAAAATACATTAATGCGCTTTGCGTTTGAAGAACTAGGCTATAAGGATATGACTTCCAATTTGGAGGGACCAAATGCGGTTGCAATTTCTTTCGACGATGAAGTATCTGCTGCAAAAGTAACAAATGACTTTGCTAAGACAAGCAATGACACTCTTGTAATTAAAGCCGGTATATCTGAAGGCAAGGTTATGAATGCGGATGAAGTAAAAGCATTGGCAAGTGTTCCGTCAAGAGAAGTACTTCTTGCACAGTTGGCTGGAGTATTACAAGGAAATATCAGAAATCTTGCTTATCTGCTTGATCAAGTAGCTAAGAAAGACGAAGAAGTAGCGTAA
- the rplK gene encoding 50S ribosomal protein L11, which yields MAKKVTAIVKLQIPAGKATPAPPVGTALGPHGVNIMGFCKEFNAKTADQAGMIIPVVLTVYQDRSFTFITKTPPVAVLIKKAVGIESGSGEPNKKKVATLSKAKCEEIAKVKMPDLNANTIEAAMSLVAGTARSMGVTVEK from the coding sequence ATGGCTAAAAAGGTAACAGCTATAGTAAAACTGCAAATACCAGCAGGAAAGGCTACTCCAGCTCCACCGGTTGGTACAGCTTTAGGACCTCATGGCGTGAATATTATGGGATTTTGTAAAGAATTCAATGCAAAAACAGCTGATCAGGCAGGTATGATTATACCGGTTGTATTAACTGTCTATCAAGATAGATCATTTACATTTATCACAAAGACTCCGCCTGTGGCAGTTCTAATTAAAAAAGCAGTTGGAATTGAAAGCGGTTCAGGAGAACCAAACAAAAAGAAAGTAGCAACACTTTCAAAGGCAAAATGCGAAGAAATCGCTAAAGTTAAAATGCCGGATTTAAACGCTAATACAATAGAAGCAGCTATGAGTTTAGTAGCAGGTACTGCAAGAAGTATGGGCGTTACAGTAGAAAAATAA